A genome region from Octopus sinensis unplaced genomic scaffold, ASM634580v1 Contig14700, whole genome shotgun sequence includes the following:
- the LOC118761527 gene encoding ribonuclease P protein subunit p30-like, which translates to MSVQRGVCVEICYSGAIRDPSQRVNILASSLSLVLAVSGKGIVFGSCAEKCFDVRSPLDVRNMAQIFRISKSKSKICISENPKQVLKHAFSRKTVLGVVIGVHSDQLDVWKRTKSYQYSLIEQDSPSDEHISQSKRLKIE; encoded by the coding sequence ATGTCTGTTCAAAGGGGAGTTTGTGTGGAAATATGCTATTCTGGGGCAATTCGAGATCCCTCACAACGTGTCAATATTCTGGCCAGTTCTCTGAGTCTTGTTTTGGCTGTGTCTGGAAAGGGAATTGTCTTTGGTTCGTGTGCAGAGAAATGCTTTGATGTCAGATCTCCTTTGGATGTGCGGAATATGGCTCAAATCTTCCGGATTTCAAAGTCTAAAAGTAAAATATGCATTTCCGAAAATCCCAAACAAGTTCTTAAACACGCATTTTCAAGGAAAACTGTTCTTGGTGTTGTGATTGGTGTTCATTCTGATCAACTTGATGTGTGGAAGAGAACTAAATCTTATCAATATTCGTTGATTGAACAGGATAGTCCATCAGACGAGCATATCAGTCAGAGCAAAAGACTAAAAATTGAATAA